The Bradyrhizobium sp. B097 genome contains the following window.
CACCAGCCCGGGTTTGTCCTCGGGGCCGACCGTGACCCACAACGAAGACTTCTGTCCGGTGTCATCGACGATGCGCTGTCCGGTGACGCCGAGCGAGGCGAGGTAGCGCTCGATGTAGTCGATCAGGGGCAGGTTGCTGCGGTCGCTGATGGTGTCGAACGCGACGAGGTCGGCCAAGAGCTTGCGGATACGGTCGGGGCGTTGATTTTGCATTGCCTGTTCGTGTGCGAGGGAGTGTGCAAGGAATTGCTGATGTGCCGGCGATCCTGCCAGCAAAGTATAACAGCTGGTTTGCCTGCCGCCGCCAAGCAAAATTCGGGCCGCTGCCTGCCGATAAAGATGCATCCGCGCCGTGAGATGATGGGTTTAGCTTCGCTCTACCCATCCTACGGCTCTCGATGCGCAGCACATTCGATGTCGTCCTGGCGAAAGCCAGGACCCATTACCCCAAATGAGAATAGTTGCACGATGCTGGGGCCGCGATCCCATCCATCATCAAATGCGGTGGTTATGGGTCCTGGCTTTCGCCAGGACGACGATGGTGTGCAAGGCACCCACACTGTCATCGCCCGGCTCGACCGGGCGATCCAGTACGCCGCGGCCCCTCGGTTCAACAACCGGCGTCTCTGGAATACTGGATCACCCGCATGCGCGGGTGATGACATCGCGTGGTGTGATAACTTGAATCGAGAACCATCCTCATCGTCGTCCCGAGCCAGTGCGAAATGCACGGGGGATGGGACGACGGTGGTGGATGTGGCGCCGTCATCGCGCCATTCCGGCTTGCGCCGCGAACGGAGAACGCCGTTGCTAGATCGGCTTGCCCGTATACGGCATCGACGCGGTGAGGCCGCCGTCGACGGGGATGGCCTGGCCGTTGACGTAGGACGCCTCATCGCTCGCCAGGAACAATCCCATCGCGGCGAGTTCGTGCGGCTGGCCGGGGCGCTTCAGCGGATTGAGCTGGCCGATCTTGTCCTGGGTGCCGCGCTCCTTGGCGCGATCGAACACCGGTTTGGTCATGCCGGTCTCGATCAAGCCCGGGCAGACCGCGTTGATGCGCACGCCGGTGCCGGAGAGCGAATAGGCGGTGGTCTGCACCAGGCTGATGACGCCGGCCTTGCTCGCGCCGTAGGGATGTCCGCTGGCGCCGGACTTCAGGCCCGCGACGGAGGCGGTGCAGACGATCGAGCCGGAACCCTGCTTGGTCATGTGCGGGATCGAATGCTTGATCGCGAGGAACGGGCCGATCAGATTGACGCGCAGCACTTCCTGCCAATGTTCCGGGGTCTGGTCGGCGAGCGGCACGAGGCCGCCGCTGACGCCGGCATTGGCCCAGATCGCATCGAGCTTGCCGTATTTCGACAGCGCCTTGTCGATGAAGGCCTTCACGTCGCTCTCCGAGCCGGCATCGGCGGTGACGGCTTCGACGGTGCCGCCGGCATCGCGCACCAGCTTGGCGGTCTCGTTCACAGCCTCGCTGCGATCGACCGCGATCAGCTTGGCGCCTTCCTTGGTGAACAGCAGCGAGGCGGCGCGGCCGATGCCGCTTCCAGCGCCGGTGATGATGACGGATTTGCCTTCGAGGCGGCCCATGGTTTTTCTCCCTGTTCACGTGGTCCGTGGCGCGTCTGCCGCGCGACGGAATTCAAACAAAATTTCAAACGTCCGAAGCACTTGAGACGATGTGCGGCGTGACGTACAGCGACGGGGGACAGTATTGAAGGGCTCATCCGATGTCCAATCCAGACAAGCCTAACGTGACGGTGACGCGGTGGTGGTGGGTTCGCCACGCACCGGTGCGCAGCGACGGCGGAAATATCTACGGGCAAGAGGACATTGATTGCGACACCGGCGATGTCGAAGTGTTCGAGGCGGTCGCAAAAATGCTGCCGCGCGATGCAGTCTGGTATTCGAGCAATCTGAAGCGCACGCACAAGACCGCGGAAGCGATCTGGGCCGCAGGTTTTCCGAAGCCGGCCAACATGATTCAGGAACGCGACTTCGCCGAGCAACATCTCGGCCAGTGGCAGGGCATGAACCGCGCCGCACTGCTCGCGAGCCAGCCACCTGGCAGAAGCTGGTTTGCCGATGTCAACGAGCCCGCACCCGGCGGCGAGAGCTTCATGGATCTCTACACACGGGTCTGCCGCACGATCGTGCGGATCACGGCTGCGGAGCCGGGCAAGAATATCATCGCGGTCGGTCATGGCGGCGTGATCCGGGCCGCGGTCGGTCTCGCGCTCGGCGGCCAGCCGGACAGGGGACTGTCGTTCGACATCGACAATGTTTCGGTGACGCGGCTCGATCACATCGCGGGCATCGGCCTGTCGACCTGGCGGCTGCCGATGGTGAACCAGCAGCCCTGGATCGCCGATCCGCGCCACGCCGCGATGCATCAACCGTCCGGACCTGAAGTCCGGCCGGCGAGCAAGCTTGCGTGATTGCCGCTATCGCAACACCGGAACGCTGCCTAAGCTCAACCGCAGAATTCAAACACTTCACACCTGGGAGAGAAACATGACCTTGTTCGACATGAAGGGAAAAGTCGCCGTCATCACCGGTTCGACGCGCGGCATCGGGCTCGCCATTGCCGAGCGCATGGCCGAGCACGGCGCCAAGGTCGTGATCTCCTCGCGCAAGGCCGACGTCTGCGAGCAGGTCGCGGCCGACATCAACGGCAAGTTCGGCAAGGGCACCGCGGTCGCGATCGCGGCTAACATCTCGTCGAAGGAAAACTTGCAAAATCTGGTCGACGAGAGCAATCGCGCCTTCGGCAAGATCGACGTGCTGGTCTGCAACGCGGCGTCGAACCCGTATTACGGTCCGCTTGCCGGCATCTCCGACGATCAGTTCCGCAAGATCCTCGACAACAACATCGTCGCCAACAACTGGCTGATCTCGATGGTGGTGCCGCAGATGATCGAGCGCAAGGACGGCTCTATCATCATCGTGTCCTCGATCGGTGGCCTCAAGGGCTCAACCGTGCTCGGCGCCTACGCGATCTCCAAGGCCGCCGACATGCAGCTCGCGCGCAACCTCGCTTGCGAATATGGCAAGCACAATATCCGCGTGAACTGCATCGCGCCGGGCCTGATCAAGACTGATTTCGCCAAGGCGCTGTGGGACAATCCGGACACGCTGAAGGCCTCGACCGCGCGCTCGCCGCTGCTGCGGATCGGCGTGCCTGACGAGATCGCGGGCGCCGCCGTGTTGATGGGCTCGCGCGCCGGCGACTTCCTCACCGGCCAGACCATCGTGATCGACGGCGGCGCGACGATCAGCTGACGCCGGCGTTGGTGCGCAAAGCGCGCCATACTCAATCTGTCATCACCCGCGAAAGCGGGTGATCCAGTATTCCAGAGGCAGTCATTATTGAGCCGAGGGGCTGCGGCGTACTGGATCGCCCGGTCAAGCCGGGCGATGACCGTCTTGGATGGAGCGAGGAGTGTCCCAATCACTCCACCGCCGCGTACACGCCGTTGCGCACCAGCGAGCGGGTATATTCGCGCTGGCCCGGGCCCTGCATCATGAAGACCGCGATCAGGTCTTCGCTCGGATCGATCCAAAAGAACGTGCCGGCCATGCCGCTCCAGAAGTACTGGCCGACCGAGCCGGAGAACGGCGCGATGCCCTGCTGCATGCGCACGGCGAAGCCGAGGCCGAAGCTGTGGCCGGGCGACACCAGCGTGCCCTGGACCTTGACGCCGGCGCCCAGGTGATCGGACGCCATGAATTCGAGCGTCTTGCGGCCGATGATCCTGGTGCCGTCGAGCGCGCCGCCGCCCAGCAGCATCTGCGCGAAGCGGGCATAGTCCATCGTGGTCGAAACAAGTCCGCCGCCGCCGGATTCCATCGCCGGCTTCTCCAGCATGTTGAACAGCTGCACCTTCTCGTTGGTCCAGGGATCGTTGGCAAAGGCCTCGGCGAGACGGCCGGCATTGGCTTCCGGCGTGTGGAAGGCGGTCTCATTCATCTGCAGCGGCGAGAGGATGCGCTCGCCGAGGAATTCGCCGAGCGTCTTCCCGCTGACCACTTCGATGATGCGGCCGAGGATGTCGGTGGAGCGGCTGTAGTTCCACTCGGCGCCGGGCTGGCAGACCAGCGGCATACCGGCGAGCATGGTGGCGTGCTCTGCATTGGTGATCTTGCGGCTGCGCAGCCGCGACTGCTGGTAGAGCTGCTGCACGGGGCCGTTGCCGGTGTGGTCATAAGTCAGGCCGGAGGTGTGGCGCAGCAGGTCCTGAATCGTCATCTGCCGCTGGACCGGGACCAGCTCGAGCTTGCCGTTGTGCTCGACGCCGACCTTGGTCTCGGCGAATTCGGGGATGAACTTCGCGACGGGGTCATTGAGGAGGAAGTGGCCGTCCTCCAGCAGCATCATGATGCCGACCGAGACGATCGGCTTAGTCATCGAGAAAATGCGGAAGATCGTGTCATGCGTCATCGGCGCGGAGGCCGCCGGGCTTTGCCGCCCGATCGCGTCGAACCAGCCGATCTGGCCGCGCCGCGCCACCAGCACCGTAAAGCCGGGCGCGGTTCCCTTGTCGACCTCGCGCTTGAAGGTGTTGGACAGCGCCTGCAGCCGCGTGCTCGACAGTCCGATCGATTCGGGCTTGGCGAGGGGGAGGGACGGGGTGGTTTGGCTGGCGGCGTGCTTGGTGGCGGTCTGGGCGTTCATGGTCTCTCCCGGGTTCTTGATTCTTGTGGCGGAGCGCCGACGTGGTGTGATGGACGAAGTCTGGCGCAGAAGTTTTGCAATGAACAGAAGCTTCACCGCTTCGCCCTTGCAAACCGGCCATGCCCTGTGCTTGAAACGGCGCGAACCGGCGGCGACGCCGGTTCCCTGCAGGAGTGTAGCTCAATTGGTAGAGCACCGGTCTCCAAAACCGGGGGTCGCAGGTTCGAGCCCTGCCACTCCTGCCAGATTTTCCCTAATCATTTGAACGTGTTGGCCGAGCTCCTGGACCCCGGCCATGATTGTATTCACTCACTTGACGAGCGGGCAGCCGCCGTCCTTCAGCGGTCGGAATGCCTGGTCGCCGGGCACCTCGGCGAGCACCTTGTAGTAATCCCACGGCGCCTTCGACTCCTCGGGCTTCTTGACCTCGAACAGGAACATCGAGTGCTCCATGCGGCCGTCCTCGCGCACCACGCCGTTGTCTGTGAAGGCGTCGCGGACCGGGGTCGCGCGCATCTTCGCCAGCACCGGCTTGGTCTCTTTGGTGCCGGCGGCCTTCACCGCGTTGAGGTAGTGCAGGGTGGCGCTGTAGGTCGCGGCCTGATTCATGGTCGGCATCCGCTTCATGCGCTCGAAGAAGCGCTTGCCGAAGGCGCGGGTGCGGTCATTGAGATCCCAGTAGTAGGCCTCGGTGATGATCAGGCCCTGCGCGAGCTTCAGGCCGAGGCTGTGGATGTCCGAGATGAACATCACGATACCAGCCAGATTCTGCCCGCCCGCCACGATGCCGAATTCGGCGGCCTGCTTGATCGCGTTGATGGTGTCGCCGCCGCCATTGGCGAGACCGACGATCTTCGCCTTCGACGATTGCGCCTGCAGCAGGAAGGAGGAGAAGTCCGGCGTGTTGAGCGGATGCCGGGCGCTGCCGAGCACCTTGCCGCCGGCGGCGCGGACCACGTCGCCAGTGTCGCGCTCGATCGAATGGCCGAACACGTAGTCGGCGGTGATGAAGAACCAGCTGTCGCCGCCGTTCTTGACGATCGCACTGCCGACAGTGTGGGCGTTGGCGTAGGTGTCGTAGGTCCAGTGCAGCGTGTAGGGCGAGCAGGATTTGCCCGTGATGTCGGAGCTCGCCGCGTCAGTCACGATCATGATCTTCTCGAACTGCTTCGACATCTCCATGCCGGCGAGCGCCGTCGCCGAGGTCGGCATGTCGATGATCATGTCGACATTCTCGGCCTCGTACCATTTGCGGGTGATGGTGGCGGCGACGTCGGCCTTGTTGAGGGCGTCGGCGGTGACGAGCTCGATCGGCTTGCCGAACATCGAGCCGCCGAACTCCTCGATCGCCATCTTGGTGGCCTCGACATTCCCGGCGCCGCCGATGTCCGCATAGACCGACTGGAAATCGGTCAGCACGCCGATCTTGAGCGGCGTCTGTTGCGCGAGCGCGGGTCCCGCCAGCGCGGCGGCGATCAGGCCGGCGGCGGACAGACTCGTGACGATGGATTTCATGGTGATGCGCCTCCCCAGGATGCTTTTATCGGTTTGTCCGACAAAGCTAGATTTGCCCGGTTCCGGTGTCAATTCGTGCCGGGCGGGTGCGACAATCCGGCCAATAACGCCGATTTGACGCACTAGATGGCTTCGCCTATCTTTTGTCCGACAAACGACAATCGGGAGCCAAGGGTGTCCACCACGCCGCTGTTCCGACGCATCGATGTCGCGCCGGCCTATCAGAAGGTCGCGGACGCGATCGAACGCGAGATCGTCAACGGCCGGATCAAGCCGGGCGAGCCGATCGGCACCGAGCAGCAACTCGTCGCGCAGTTCGGCGTCAACCGCTCGACGGTGCGCGAAGGCATTCGCGTGCTCGAGGAGGGCGGGCTGATCCGCCGCGATTCCAGCCGCCGCTTGCAGGCGTGCCTGCCGCGCTACAACAAGCTCGCCACGCGGCTGTCCCGCGCGCTGATCCTGCATGAGGTGACGTTCCGCGAATTGTTCGAGACGTCGATGACGCTGGAGGTCGCGAGCGTCGAGGGTGCGGTGGAGCGCGCGACCGAGGCGAACATCGCCGAGCTCATCGGCAATCTCGAGCGCAGCGCGGCGGTGGTCGGCAATCCCGCCGATCTCGCCGAGCTCGATGCGGAATTCCACGTGCTGATGGCCAAAGCCTCGCAGAACCGCGTGCTGCAGCTCGCCCGCGAGCCCGCCGCGCAGCTGTTCTTTCCGACCACGGAGATGATCGTCGGCGGCGTGCCGGAGGGCGGCGCCCGCCTGGTCGAGGCGCATCGCCACATCCTCGATGCGATCAAGGGGCGCGACAAGGAGGCCGGCGTGCTGTGGACCCGGCGGCATTTGCAGGACTGGCGACGCGGCTTTGAGAAGATCGCCTCGCTCGATCGCTCGGTCGAGCACACCTACATGGAACATGCCTACGCCGCCCGGCAATAGCGACGGCGCGGCGAAAACAACACAACGACAAAAAGCACATTCGGGAGGGACAAATGAGCGGAGACATCGCAGCAACCATCCAGCGCGCCCGCGAGCACAGCATCGGCGATCTGCTGCGCCGGTCGGCCAAGCGCTACCCCAACAAGACCGCGCTGATCTGCGGCGAGGTGAGCTGGAGCTTTGCGGAGATGGACGCGATCTGCAATCGGCTCGGCCGCGGCTTGCTCGCGCTTGGCATTGCGAAGGGCGATCGTGTCGCGGTGCTGTCGCGCAACTCGCATGGCTTCGCCGCGCTGCGCTTCGCGGTGGCGCGGATCGGCGCGATCCTGGTGCCGATCAACTTCATGCTCAATCCCGACGAGATCAGTTTCATCCTCGCCAATTCCGGCGCGAAGCTGCTCGCGGTCGGCCCCGATTTCGTGGAGACGGCGCACGCTGCGGCCGCCAAGGGCTCGGCGGTCGAAACCCTGATCTGGCTGCCGGGCGAGGATCCGGCCACAGCACCCGAGGGCATCACGACCTTCGACAGCCTGCTGCACAGCGACGCCTCGGCGCCGGAGGTTGCGGTCGACAGCCGCGATCCCGCGCAGATCATCTACACCAGCGGCACGGAGTCGCTGCCGAAGGGCGCCATCCTCACCCATGAAGCCGTGATGTGGCAGTATGTCAGCTGCATCATCGACGGCGGCATGGCGACCGACGACACGGTGCTGCACGCGCTGCCGCTCTATCACTGCGCGCAGCTCGACGTGTTCCTGGGGCCCGCGATCTATCTCGGCGCCACCAGTCTCATCACCGGCAAGCCGGTGCCCGACAATGTCCTGGCGCTGATCGCGGCCCACAAGATCAATGCGTTCTTCGCGCCGCCGACGATCTGGATCGCGATGCTGCGCTCGGGCGCGTTCGATCGCACCGACCTGTCGTCCCTGCGCAAGGGCTATTACGGCGCCTCGATCATGCCGGTCGAGGTGCTGCTCGAATTGCAGCGCCGGCTGCCCGACGTGAAGTTCTGGAATTTCTACGGCCAGACCGAGATCGCGCCGCTCGCGACCGTGCTGGCGCCTACGGACCAGTTGCCGAAGGCCGGCTCGGCCGGCAAGCCGGCGATCAATGTCGAGACGCGGGTGGTCAAGCCGGACATGACCGACGTCGAGGTGGGGGAGGTCGGCGAGATCGTGCACCGCTCGCCGCATCTCTTGTCCGGCTACTACAACGATCCGGTCAAGACCGCGGCGGCATTTGCCGGCGGCTGGTTTCATTCCGGCGATCTCGCGACCGTCGATGCCGACGGCTACATCACGGTCGTCGATCGCGTGAAGGACATGATCAAGAGCGGCGGCGAGAATGTCGCGAGCCGCGAGGTCGAGGAGATGATCTACCGGCTGCCGGCGGTGTCGGAGGTCGCGGTGGTCGGGCTGCCCGATCCGCGCTGGATCGAGGCGGTGACCGCGATCGTGGTGGCCAAGGCGGGCGAGAGCCTCGACGCCGAGGCGGTGATCAAGCACTGCGCGGCGTCGATGGCCCATTTCAAGGTGCCGAAGCGGGTCATCTTCGTGGATGCCCTGCCGAAGAACCCGAGCGGTAAGCTGCTCAAACGCGAGCTGCGCCAGCGCTATGTCGGTGGCGCCACGCTGGATCAGGCGGTGCAGAAGAGCTTTGCCGGATAGACCGGTTACTGGCCAGTCGTCGCAGGCGCCTTGTCCGACCACTCCGGCGGCAAGCCAAGCTTTCCGGCAGCCATGCCGATCAGGCCGGGGTTGCGGCCGAACGCCTCGCAGGCCGCATATTTCGGCTTGCCGCCGAACGAGGCGCCGATCTTGTCGAATGACGGCAGCTCCGGCACCTTTCCGAACGGCGTTGCGCCGGTGACGACGAGCTTGCTGAAATCGTCGCTGAAGGAGGACGCAAGATCGTAGGCGTCAGCGGCGCTCGAAGCCCTCGGCGTGTTGGTGAATGAATTTGCGCCGCGGGCCCAGACCATCGCCGCTTGCTGGCGGCTGGCCGGATCGCGCACCTCGGCTTCGACGGTCAGGCTGCCGAGACCGACCGGCAGCCGCGGTATCGGCACGGGCACGTTGGCGCTGAGTGCGGTCGGCAGAAAGCCGATCACCGTGGAGGCGCCCGCGGCGACCTCGTCGGTGGGCGCCGCCTGCGTGACGAGCGCGTGCACGGTCAAATCGGCTGGCTGATCTGGAGCAACGACTTCGAGCCGATCGCTGAGGCCGACGCAAAGCGATCGGTCGATCACGTTGGCGACGAGGTGCCTCTGCTCTTGCGACAGCGTCGGCGAGGCTGACTGCGAGAAGGTCGTCGGCACGATTCGCACGGTCTTCGCGGCAAGCACGTCGTCCTTGTTGACGCGAACCAGCGATTTCGCCAGCAGCCCGTCGGATGGCGTCAGCTTGTCGTAGGACGCCAGTGATCCGCCTTTGGTCATCGGCGCGCTGGCGCAGCCCGACAACAGCGCCATTGCGGCCGCAGCTCCGACGAGCGAGGACAACCGAATATACCGGCGATCGTGCCACGCCCGGCCCGTGCCCTGCGCATCAGTCGCAGCGCTCGGTAGAAACTGAATTTTCATATCACCCCTCGACGACCGCTCACCCCAGCAACGATCGCGTGGCACGATAGGGCGAGGCCGCCGAGGCCGGGATTAAGAGATATTAAGTCAGTTATAGACCGCGAAATCGCGCGACCTATTTGAGCCACATTTGGCCGCGCAGGCTTAACAAAACGCAATATTTGCGTGGCTGCGCATCCATGGCGGACGCCTCTAAAGTGCCGTGATGCAAATCCTGGAATATGACCTCGTGACTCTCTCCGTCACCAATGCGCGTATTCTCTGCGTCGAGGACGACGCCGATATCGCGCGCATGCTGGCCGAGGTGCTGCAGGACAACGGCTTCAGAGCGGTGCTGGTCGGTTCGGCCATCGAGATGGATGCGTTGCTCAAGCGCGAGAGCTTCGATCTCATCGTGCTCGATGTGATGCTGCCGGGCGAGGATGGACTGAGCATCTGCCGACGCCTGCGCATGTCGTCATCGATTCCCATCATTATGGTCACGGCGCGGGGCGAGGACGTCGACCGCATCCTCGGCCTCGAGCTCGGCGCCGACGACTACGTCACCAAGCCGTTCAATTCGCGCGAGCTGGTGGCCCGCATCCGCGCGCTGTTGCGTCGTGTCGAAAGCGGCGCCGCGTCGCGCACCCGGCCACGTCCTTTGACCTTTGCCGGATGGCGCATCAATCCAACCACGCGCGAACTGCATGACCCGGCCGGCGTGCGCATCACGCTGACCGGGGCCGAGTTCGATCTGCTACTGGCGTTCTGCCGCAATCCGGGACAGGTGCTGTCGCGCGAGCAACTGATCGAGCAGGCCTTCGGCGGTTTGATCGCATCGGTCGAGCGCAGCGTCGACGTCCATATCAGCCGCATCAGGCAGAAGATCGAGCCGGATCCGAAGGACCGCTCGATGATCAAGACGGTGCGGCTCGGCGGCTACCTCTTCACGCCTGCGGTCGAGCAGACATGATGGGGTGGGTGCAGCGGCTGATGCCGCGCAGCATTGCTGCGCAGATCATGAGCCTGGTCGCGCTGTCGGAACTCATCGGCATCACGCTCGCGGCGGCAGGCATCATTTTTTTGTTCGATTCTCCTTCGGTCAATGACACGCAGAAGTTTCTTGCGGGGCGGATCGCGGAGGTCGCACAGCTCCTGCGCTCCACGACGACGCCAACCGAAGCGGATGGGCTGCTGGCCACGGCGAGGCGCGGCGGTCTCGATGTCAGGCGCGTCGCGTCGAGCGAACTTGTGCCTCGGACGATCGGAGAGACGCGGCCGTCCATGCGGGCGTTTCGGCAACTGGCGGCCGAGCCTGGAATTGAGTTGCTGGAGGAATTGCGTCATCCGGCAGGCTCGGCGTCACAGGTGATCGTGAAGCTCGACGACGGCCACGCGCTGATGGCCGACGTCGCGACCGCCGGCGGCTTTTGGTCCTTTGTGCTCCGTCCGGCGGCAGCGATGGCGACTATCGTGTTGATCTCGATGCTGTTGCTGTCGGTCTATGCCGTGCGTTGGGTAGTCGCACCGCTGGCGGAATTGGCAAGCGCCGCGACGTCGTTCGGCCGCTCGCCGCGAGCTCCCGAGGTGCTGCACCGGCGCGGCCCGCTTGAAATTGCGCAGGTTGCCGACGCGCTGAACGACATGCGCACCCGTATCGCTGCGCTGCTCGACGACCGCACGCGGATGCTGGCCGCCATCAGTCATGATCTGCGGACGCCGCTGACGCGGCTCAGGTTGCGCTCCGAGCGGGTACGCGAAGATGCACTGCGCACAGCGATGCTGGGCGATATCGCCAAGATGACGCGCATGATCAACGAGACGCTGGAGTATCTTCGCGACGATGCGCGCTCGGAGGCGCTGTCGTGCATCGACCTGCCGAGCTTTCTGCAGACGATCTGCTCGGACTTTGCCGACACGGGCCATGCGGTGTCCTATTCCGGGTCCGCGCGACTGCCCTATGTCTGCCGGCCCCGTGCGCTGTCGCGTGCCGTCACCAATGTCGTGGAGAACGCGGTCAAGCACGGCAGCTTGGTCGTGGTGACGCTCCGCCTTGCGGAGGCCGACCACGTCGAGATCGAGGTGGCCGACGATGGTCCCGGCATCCCGCCGGCGCTGCACGACAGGGTGTTCGAGCCCTTCTTCAAGGCTGACAACGCACGACAGGAAGGCGGCTTCGGGCTGGGGCTGTCGATCGCCCAGGAGATTGTCAAACGTCATGGCGGCAGCATCGCACTGAGGCTGCAGGAGCCGAGTGGATTGCTTGTATCGATGCTGCTGCCGCCAAAGCCCGCCCCGGCCTAGACCAGCGACGGCTATCTCGGCAGCAAGCGGGGATGTCGCCGGGAGCCGGCTAAGTCCTTGATTCGAGGGGCCCCGTTCCGATCCGCCGCGGCCCCGGCCGGGATGGGGGGCGACCCCGCCGACCTTGACCTTTGGCCGGTCTCGCAGTAGATACGCGGCACTCGCAGCCGGCCCGCTTTGATCGCGGATATCCGGCGCGGCCTAATTCCCCGAACATTCGAGCTCGTTTATCGGCTCAACCTTCCAAACGAGGGCTGGGTCCGCAAGGTCGGCTGTTCGGATTCCTTGAAACGTTGCAAATCGTCCGGAGACGGGCGCGGATCTCACGATGGCTTTCAGCCCGTTCAAATTCCTGCAGGAAGTGCGCTCGGAGACCGCCAAGGTCACCTGGCCGACGCGCCGCGAGACGACCATCACCACCATCATGGTGTTCGTGATGGTGGCGCTGGCCTCGATCTTCTTCTTCGCCGCGGACCAGGTCATCCGCTACCTCATCACCCTGGTACTGGGCATCCACTGATGAGCATGGGAACTCAATTGATGGACAAGCGCTGGTACATCGTTCACGCCTATTCGAACTTCGAGAAGAAGGTCGCGGAATCGATCCGCGAGCAGGCCAAGCAGCGCGGGCTGGAAGAGCTGTTCGAGCAGGTGCTGGTGCCGACCGAGAAGGTCACCGAGGTGCGCCGCGGCCGCAAGATCGACGCCGAGCGCAAGTTCTTCCCGGGCTATGTGCTGGTGAAGATGAAGCTGACCGACGAGGCGTTCCATCTGATCAAGAACACCCCGAAGGTGACCGGCTTCCTGGGCGCTGAAAACAAGCCGATGCCGATCTCGGAATCCGAGGCGATGCGGATCCTGCACCAGGTGCAGGAGGGCGTGGAGCGTCCGAAGGCGTCGGTGTCGTTCGAAATCGGCGAGAACGTGCGCGTGGCCGACGGCCCGTTCGCCTCGTTCTCCGGCGTGGTGGAAGAAATCGACGAGGCGCGCTCGCGCGTGAAGGTCGCGGTGTCGATCTTCGGCCGTGCGACCCCTGTGGAACTGGAATTCGGTCAGGTCGAAAAGGTGGTCTGACCGGACGGCGTGGGGTATATGCCCCCCGTCAAGTGAGAGGCCGTGGGAGGGAGGAGGCGGTCGCCAGCCCCTTCAACCGAACCACGGAACCTGAAACCGCCGGCACCGTCCGGCACAACAGGAGTGATAAATGGCAAAGAAAGTGACCGGATACCTGAAGCTTCAGGTCCCGGCCGGTGCGGCGAATCCTTCGCCCCCGATCGGCCCCGCGCTTGGTCAGCGCGGTCTCAACATCATGGAATTCTGCAAGGCGTTCAACGCGCAGACCCAGAAGGAAGAGAAGAATACCCCAATCCCGGTGGTGATCACGATCTACGCCGATCGTTCGTTCACCTTCGAGATGAAGACGCCCCCGATGTCGTTCTTCCTCAAGCAGGCTGCCAAGATCCAGTCCGGCTCGAAGGCGCCGGGCCGCGACAAGGCCGGCCAGGTGACCAAGGCGCAGGTGCGCGAGATCGCCGAGAAGAAGATGAAGGACTTGAATT
Protein-coding sequences here:
- a CDS encoding acyl-CoA synthetase, whose amino-acid sequence is MSGDIAATIQRAREHSIGDLLRRSAKRYPNKTALICGEVSWSFAEMDAICNRLGRGLLALGIAKGDRVAVLSRNSHGFAALRFAVARIGAILVPINFMLNPDEISFILANSGAKLLAVGPDFVETAHAAAAKGSAVETLIWLPGEDPATAPEGITTFDSLLHSDASAPEVAVDSRDPAQIIYTSGTESLPKGAILTHEAVMWQYVSCIIDGGMATDDTVLHALPLYHCAQLDVFLGPAIYLGATSLITGKPVPDNVLALIAAHKINAFFAPPTIWIAMLRSGAFDRTDLSSLRKGYYGASIMPVEVLLELQRRLPDVKFWNFYGQTEIAPLATVLAPTDQLPKAGSAGKPAINVETRVVKPDMTDVEVGEVGEIVHRSPHLLSGYYNDPVKTAAAFAGGWFHSGDLATVDADGYITVVDRVKDMIKSGGENVASREVEEMIYRLPAVSEVAVVGLPDPRWIEAVTAIVVAKAGESLDAEAVIKHCAASMAHFKVPKRVIFVDALPKNPSGKLLKRELRQRYVGGATLDQAVQKSFAG
- a CDS encoding DUF3313 domain-containing protein, with amino-acid sequence MALLSGCASAPMTKGGSLASYDKLTPSDGLLAKSLVRVNKDDVLAAKTVRIVPTTFSQSASPTLSQEQRHLVANVIDRSLCVGLSDRLEVVAPDQPADLTVHALVTQAAPTDEVAAGASTVIGFLPTALSANVPVPIPRLPVGLGSLTVEAEVRDPASRQQAAMVWARGANSFTNTPRASSAADAYDLASSFSDDFSKLVVTGATPFGKVPELPSFDKIGASFGGKPKYAACEAFGRNPGLIGMAAGKLGLPPEWSDKAPATTGQ
- a CDS encoding response regulator transcription factor codes for the protein MQILEYDLVTLSVTNARILCVEDDADIARMLAEVLQDNGFRAVLVGSAIEMDALLKRESFDLIVLDVMLPGEDGLSICRRLRMSSSIPIIMVTARGEDVDRILGLELGADDYVTKPFNSRELVARIRALLRRVESGAASRTRPRPLTFAGWRINPTTRELHDPAGVRITLTGAEFDLLLAFCRNPGQVLSREQLIEQAFGGLIASVERSVDVHISRIRQKIEPDPKDRSMIKTVRLGGYLFTPAVEQT
- a CDS encoding ATP-binding protein; this encodes MMGWVQRLMPRSIAAQIMSLVALSELIGITLAAAGIIFLFDSPSVNDTQKFLAGRIAEVAQLLRSTTTPTEADGLLATARRGGLDVRRVASSELVPRTIGETRPSMRAFRQLAAEPGIELLEELRHPAGSASQVIVKLDDGHALMADVATAGGFWSFVLRPAAAMATIVLISMLLLSVYAVRWVVAPLAELASAATSFGRSPRAPEVLHRRGPLEIAQVADALNDMRTRIAALLDDRTRMLAAISHDLRTPLTRLRLRSERVREDALRTAMLGDIAKMTRMINETLEYLRDDARSEALSCIDLPSFLQTICSDFADTGHAVSYSGSARLPYVCRPRALSRAVTNVVENAVKHGSLVVVTLRLAEADHVEIEVADDGPGIPPALHDRVFEPFFKADNARQEGGFGLGLSIAQEIVKRHGGSIALRLQEPSGLLVSMLLPPKPAPA
- the secE gene encoding preprotein translocase subunit SecE, with amino-acid sequence MAFSPFKFLQEVRSETAKVTWPTRRETTITTIMVFVMVALASIFFFAADQVIRYLITLVLGIH
- the nusG gene encoding transcription termination/antitermination protein NusG; translation: MDKRWYIVHAYSNFEKKVAESIREQAKQRGLEELFEQVLVPTEKVTEVRRGRKIDAERKFFPGYVLVKMKLTDEAFHLIKNTPKVTGFLGAENKPMPISESEAMRILHQVQEGVERPKASVSFEIGENVRVADGPFASFSGVVEEIDEARSRVKVAVSIFGRATPVELEFGQVEKVV
- the rplK gene encoding 50S ribosomal protein L11 produces the protein MAKKVTGYLKLQVPAGAANPSPPIGPALGQRGLNIMEFCKAFNAQTQKEEKNTPIPVVITIYADRSFTFEMKTPPMSFFLKQAAKIQSGSKAPGRDKAGQVTKAQVREIAEKKMKDLNCDTIESAMKMVEGSARSMGLEVAG